The Pyrodictium delaneyi genome contains a region encoding:
- a CDS encoding type II/IV secretion system ATPase subunit — MEYTIGPVRYMVDPRTRSYVVEEPALSPEAAEAVKAIEEWLSLRGLEPESDNIATAADHLGYAEVYQREATAIEYHVRRLMSGWGPLYPMVLDEGLEEVSVPRPGPVYVVHREVPGVYLESSVVLEREALEDVIRELSVRAGTSINPAYPIAEFDYGRARVAAALGLVASTGPSLTVRLFPSQPYSLDRLVELRLLPREAAEYLRCLLLGGGMVFVIGPPGAGKTTLMAALLDSLPDPDWKVVVVEETPEVRLRRRNWSSFHTREPRSLAEPERITVTMEHLLKHALRLRPHVVAVAEARFREVVYLFHAASLGVASAATFHARNIEELTTRLTLLGVPKELLDNLHAVALLGIVELPEGGRARRMLGLWERWEGEFRLLWEWSSDTDTWEERGEPRRCVSPSGQESGEAG, encoded by the coding sequence GTGGAGTACACGATAGGGCCTGTCAGGTACATGGTGGACCCAAGGACCCGGAGCTACGTCGTCGAGGAGCCGGCGCTGTCACCAGAGGCTGCTGAGGCCGTCAAGGCCATCGAGGAGTGGCTATCGCTCCGGGGCCTGGAGCCCGAGAGCGACAATATCGCGACGGCCGCCGATCACTTGGGCTACGCGGAGGTCTACCAGCGCGAGGCCACGGCGATAGAGTACCATGTCCGGCGCCTCATGAGCGGCTGGGGCCCCCTCTACCCCATGGTGCTGGACGAGGGCCTCGAGGAGGTGTCGGTGCCGCGGCCTGGGCCCGTGTACGTGGTCCACAGGGAGGTGCCCGGCGTCTACCTGGAGTCCAGCGTGGTCCTGGAGAGGGAGGCGCTGGAGGACGTTATACGGGAGCTTAGCGTACGCGCGGGGACCAGCATCAACCCGGCCTACCCCATCGCGGAGTTCGACTACGGGCGGGCCCGGGTAGCCGCGGCCCTGGGGCTGGTGGCCTCCACGGGGCCTAGCCTGACTGTCAGGCTGTTCCCCAGCCAGCCCTACAGCCTCGACCGGCTCGTGGAGCTCCGGCTCCTCCCCAGGGAGGCCGCCGAGTACCTGCGCTGCCTACTCCTCGGCGGCGGCATGGTGTTCGTGATAGGGCCGCCGGGCGCGGGGAAGACCACGCTCATGGCCGCGCTGCTCGACAGCCTGCCGGACCCCGACTGGAAGGTGGTGGTTGTCGAGGAGACCCCGGAGGTCCGGCTCCGGAGGCGTAACTGGAGCAGCTTCCACACAAGGGAGCCAAGGAGCCTAGCCGAGCCCGAGAGGATAACCGTGACCATGGAGCACCTGCTGAAGCACGCCCTCCGGCTCCGGCCGCATGTGGTCGCGGTCGCGGAGGCACGGTTCCGCGAGGTAGTGTACCTCTTCCACGCCGCCTCCCTAGGGGTCGCCAGCGCCGCCACATTCCACGCCCGCAACATCGAGGAGCTAACAACCAGGCTCACGCTGCTAGGAGTCCCCAAGGAGCTGCTAGACAACCTCCACGCCGTGGCACTGCTCGGCATCGTCGAGCTGCCCGAGGGAGGCAGGGCCCGGAGGATGCTCGGGCTCTGGGAGCGCTGGGAGGGAGAGTTCAGGCTGCTATGGGAGTGGAGCAGCGACACCGATACGTGGGAGGAGCGCGGCGAGCCGCGGCGCTGCGTCTCCCCGTCCGGCCAGGAGAGCGGGGAGGCTGGGTGA
- a CDS encoding integrase, producing the protein MRAREAVIDWEGFGEYLELLGLSRKRRSDLLRYAKRYYRLLWASPVEAARVIAVESPHVAVKVLAALSRLAEHLGVEEDWARRRRAIRRLLRYRLRGALPRSRVPRYLREEPGFVERLLSIARRLPGNYRLFAAFMLATGLRSLEALHAYRGYHVYRVERWGVPHLLLSWDNGSKRAWLALLTPEIDSRLQTIDAHGVSYTRLRMQWKRACRELGLDHRVYRIYDLRTANATLLLEAGAPAWLVDGLQGRTGPEILMKHYNAAELPVIYRKWYLPALREPVRRLLE; encoded by the coding sequence ATGCGGGCCAGAGAGGCTGTCATAGACTGGGAGGGGTTCGGGGAGTATCTCGAGCTCCTCGGGCTGTCGAGGAAGCGTCGTAGCGACCTCCTGCGCTATGCTAAGCGCTACTATAGGCTGCTATGGGCTAGCCCGGTGGAGGCTGCTAGGGTCATCGCCGTGGAGAGCCCTCATGTGGCTGTGAAGGTCCTCGCGGCCCTCTCGAGGCTGGCGGAGCATCTTGGCGTCGAGGAGGACTGGGCCCGGCGCCGGCGTGCGATACGCCGGCTCCTCAGGTATAGGCTCCGTGGGGCGCTGCCCCGGAGTCGTGTGCCCAGGTACCTCCGCGAGGAGCCTGGGTTCGTGGAGAGGCTGCTGTCCATAGCGAGGAGGCTGCCGGGCAACTACCGGTTATTCGCGGCCTTCATGCTGGCGACGGGGCTTCGGAGCCTCGAGGCCCTCCACGCGTACCGCGGCTACCATGTGTACCGGGTCGAGCGCTGGGGCGTCCCCCACCTGCTGCTATCGTGGGATAACGGCAGCAAGCGTGCATGGCTAGCGCTCCTAACGCCGGAGATAGACTCGAGGCTGCAGACCATAGACGCGCACGGGGTCAGCTACACCAGGCTGCGCATGCAGTGGAAGCGGGCCTGCCGGGAGCTGGGCCTAGACCACCGCGTCTACCGCATCTACGACCTGAGAACGGCGAACGCCACGCTACTCCTCGAGGCCGGGGCGCCAGCCTGGCTCGTCGACGGGCTACAGGGCAGAACAGGGCCCGAAATCCTCATGAAACACTACAATGCAGCCGAGCTCCCAGTCATCTACAGGAAATGGTACCTACCAGCCCTACGAGAGCCTGTCAGGCGGCTCCTCGAGTAG
- a CDS encoding MFS transporter: MGIASVAVALGGLASGGLVDTLGPRATAILGWSLAALVSLLFAYKPELSLAALLLWRIANTLPQAAPPVMIARRYIASRATALAIFNTGRRLAALPGPALVGLTATIDSTLPFTIRAALLAISIAILYAMRERRHVTRTMTPAKEVRGTS, encoded by the coding sequence ATGGGCATAGCCTCTGTAGCAGTAGCTCTAGGAGGCCTCGCCTCTGGCGGCCTAGTAGACACCCTAGGACCAAGAGCCACAGCCATCCTGGGCTGGAGCCTAGCCGCGTTAGTATCACTACTCTTCGCCTACAAACCAGAACTATCGCTAGCTGCGCTCCTCCTCTGGCGAATCGCTAACACACTACCACAGGCCGCCCCACCAGTAATGATTGCCAGACGATACATAGCCAGCAGAGCTACAGCGCTAGCAATCTTCAACACGGGCCGGAGACTAGCAGCGCTACCAGGCCCAGCACTAGTAGGCCTAACAGCCACAATAGACTCAACACTACCCTTCACGATAAGAGCAGCACTACTAGCAATATCCATAGCGATACTATATGCCATGCGAGAACGGAGACACGTGACGAGGACTATGACCCCCGCTAAAGAGGTGAGGGGAACATCATAG
- a CDS encoding MFS transporter, whose product MPRPERGPTARRNYVLLLAMNTLYTGLCGMWIMFFPLYASQSLGLSKTTLGLLYTASEVGILTGNLAGGVLADTLGRKKVLMASLSASALALASMLLPGRVPVYAGFPAYFLAVGLGSPAIHALALESSPRRIQGTLYMLAVRVAPSLPPLATLPLAGYLYEQGMYSLLLVIGVATLALQLLLATLLTETETVSVQAGEVSQPVHHVLRRVLRVGDKWLLLLVAAYGLDMLTSNGLEWYIPVYTWKRPGSRR is encoded by the coding sequence ATACCGCGCCCAGAGAGGGGCCCCACTGCTAGGAGGAACTACGTACTGCTACTAGCCATGAACACGCTGTATACCGGGCTCTGCGGCATGTGGATAATGTTCTTCCCGCTGTACGCCTCCCAGAGCCTAGGCCTCTCCAAGACCACTTTGGGGCTCCTCTACACCGCCTCCGAGGTAGGCATACTGACCGGCAACCTAGCCGGCGGTGTGCTAGCCGACACGCTTGGCAGAAAGAAGGTCCTAATGGCCAGCCTCTCGGCATCGGCGCTAGCCCTCGCCTCCATGTTGCTGCCGGGCAGAGTACCGGTCTACGCTGGCTTCCCCGCGTACTTCCTCGCTGTTGGGCTCGGCTCGCCAGCCATACACGCGCTAGCGCTAGAGTCGTCCCCGCGGAGGATACAAGGGACCCTCTACATGCTAGCCGTCCGCGTCGCGCCCTCACTGCCGCCACTGGCTACGCTGCCGCTAGCCGGCTACCTCTACGAGCAGGGCATGTACAGCCTACTACTGGTCATAGGAGTAGCCACCCTAGCACTACAGCTACTACTTGCTACACTCCTTACAGAGACAGAGACAGTATCCGTACAAGCCGGTGAAGTTAGCCAGCCCGTGCACCACGTGCTTAGACGAGTACTGAGAGTAGGCGACAAGTGGCTCCTCCTACTCGTAGCAGCCTATGGGCTGGACATGCTCACCTCCAACGGCCTAGAATGGTATATACCAGTATATACATGGAAGAGGCCGGGTTCACGGCGGTAG
- a CDS encoding anaerobic ribonucleoside triphosphate reductase encodes MEAAKNAARPAGSATVAEYLEAAGFDVFENANRYPGPSGLLTYVAEKALDTIVYSELPEPLAKAHLDGRVYVHKLPYALYIPYCSGHSVERLLRKGLRTPTISARPARHFDTYVDHVANYLIAMQHYFSGAQAFGAVELYAGPFIRRDGLDYRAVKQGVQRLIYNLNFPSRAGMQTPFTNFTVVLDAARSKLEKDDAVYAGEPTGKLGEYLDEARLFVKALYEVHGEGDAAGRPFTFPIPTIMTTSRMLFDDPEVFEAVFNAAARRGTGYWLNTRVVDPDASFAMCCRINIDMNELLHAMRVGPKSMRIRDLRRELEEAREEYIRSLERQRMGGLWAVPDITGSKVVITVNLPRLALEARGDDAAFTEALDETLRLVRQGLEWFARRYEKLSRLYPGFYSMVLDYLPEVFKLTGTPYFLTVGVIGLPEAAAIMMGDPKAWREGSRSQWREMAEWMRRTVEYIVERTRRWSMRTGLAFNVEEVPGESAAAKLARRDSRLYPRVLDYLPDPEEPVYSTSIAPYYAPMELWERVEVEERVQPVFTGGVMMHIFLGEEPDPEALASLTRKLTANTNLVYWSYTPAVTVCPKCGWSGIGLITSCPRCGSETEIWSRIIGYYRPLKNWNPARRREFWTRRHYSRI; translated from the coding sequence ATGGAGGCAGCGAAGAATGCAGCGCGCCCAGCGGGCTCTGCAACGGTAGCGGAGTATCTAGAGGCCGCTGGCTTCGACGTCTTCGAGAACGCTAACCGCTACCCTGGGCCAAGCGGCCTCCTCACATACGTGGCGGAGAAGGCCCTAGACACGATAGTCTATAGTGAGCTGCCCGAGCCCCTGGCGAAGGCCCACCTCGACGGCAGGGTCTACGTGCACAAGCTCCCCTACGCGCTCTACATACCCTACTGTAGTGGTCACAGCGTGGAAAGGCTCCTCCGCAAGGGGCTCCGCACGCCAACGATATCAGCGCGTCCTGCCAGGCACTTCGACACCTACGTGGACCATGTGGCGAACTACCTGATAGCCATGCAGCACTACTTCAGCGGTGCCCAGGCGTTCGGCGCGGTAGAGCTCTACGCGGGTCCCTTCATAAGGCGCGACGGCCTAGACTACCGCGCAGTGAAGCAGGGTGTACAGAGGCTCATCTACAACCTCAACTTCCCCAGCCGCGCGGGCATGCAGACACCGTTCACCAATTTCACGGTGGTCCTAGACGCGGCGCGGAGCAAGCTAGAGAAGGATGATGCAGTCTATGCGGGCGAGCCCACGGGCAAGCTGGGCGAGTATCTTGACGAAGCGCGGCTCTTCGTGAAGGCTCTCTACGAGGTCCACGGGGAGGGTGACGCCGCTGGCAGGCCCTTCACCTTCCCAATACCCACCATAATGACGACGAGTAGGATGCTCTTCGACGACCCCGAGGTATTCGAGGCGGTGTTCAACGCGGCGGCACGGAGAGGTACCGGGTATTGGCTCAATACCAGAGTCGTGGATCCGGACGCGAGCTTCGCTATGTGCTGTAGGATAAACATAGACATGAACGAGCTTCTCCACGCTATGAGGGTTGGGCCCAAGAGTATGAGGATACGCGACCTCCGGCGGGAGCTCGAAGAAGCCCGCGAGGAGTACATCAGGAGCCTCGAGCGCCAGAGGATGGGTGGCCTCTGGGCAGTCCCCGACATAACTGGCAGCAAGGTCGTCATCACCGTCAACCTTCCTAGGCTAGCCCTCGAGGCCCGTGGTGATGATGCGGCCTTCACGGAGGCACTTGACGAGACCCTGCGGCTCGTAAGGCAAGGCCTAGAGTGGTTTGCCCGGCGCTACGAGAAGCTGTCCCGGCTCTACCCCGGCTTCTACAGCATGGTGCTCGACTACCTACCCGAGGTCTTCAAGCTGACCGGTACACCGTACTTCCTAACAGTGGGCGTCATAGGGCTCCCCGAGGCAGCAGCTATAATGATGGGCGACCCCAAGGCCTGGCGTGAGGGCAGCAGGAGCCAGTGGCGCGAGATGGCCGAGTGGATGCGGCGGACAGTAGAGTACATCGTGGAGCGTACACGCCGCTGGAGCATGCGCACCGGGCTAGCCTTCAACGTCGAAGAGGTGCCCGGCGAGAGCGCCGCAGCAAAGCTGGCCCGGCGGGACTCCAGGCTCTACCCACGGGTCCTCGACTACCTCCCGGACCCAGAAGAGCCCGTGTACAGCACGAGCATAGCGCCGTACTACGCGCCTATGGAGCTATGGGAGCGCGTCGAGGTCGAGGAACGCGTACAACCGGTCTTCACCGGCGGCGTGATGATGCACATCTTCCTCGGCGAGGAGCCAGACCCAGAGGCCCTCGCAAGCCTAACCAGGAAGCTCACAGCGAATACAAACCTAGTCTACTGGAGCTACACGCCAGCAGTAACAGTATGCCCCAAGTGCGGCTGGAGCGGAATAGGCCTGATAACATCCTGTCCACGCTGCGGCTCGGAGACAGAGATATGGAGCAGGATAATCGGATACTACCGGCCACTAAAGAACTGGAACCCGGCTCGCCGCCGCGAGTTCTGGACACGCCGCCACTACAGCAGAATCTAA
- a CDS encoding anaerobic ribonucleoside-triphosphate reductase activating protein, translating into MQLLIGGWKAPSLVDVRGRATFTLWLCGCNLRCPFCHNWRLAETSPEVCRRVELDRVVEALSEAARLVDMLHVTGGEPLLQPRGLEKLLEASRELGLGNSVNTNCTLPGILKPMLDRGLVGHVATDLKTPFQQLTGLQEDAAKRLYNGFLECLSMLADYGVEVELRIPVPREIPGYVELLGESLRKAAEALQGTKWYVVVNPLRGQPLVTPRDNDWCTKYCNPEQRLVGEVVEVARKFAGKVYVNRTLLSA; encoded by the coding sequence TTGCAGCTACTAATCGGGGGCTGGAAGGCGCCTAGCCTAGTAGACGTAAGGGGACGTGCCACTTTCACACTCTGGCTTTGTGGCTGTAACTTGCGCTGTCCCTTCTGCCACAACTGGCGGCTAGCAGAGACATCGCCTGAAGTCTGCCGTAGAGTAGAGCTAGATAGAGTAGTAGAAGCGCTTTCTGAAGCTGCTAGGCTTGTAGACATGCTCCACGTGACTGGCGGCGAGCCCCTACTACAGCCCCGGGGGCTAGAGAAGCTGTTAGAAGCGAGCCGCGAGCTGGGCCTCGGTAACAGCGTCAACACTAACTGTACACTCCCCGGCATACTCAAGCCAATGCTAGACCGCGGCCTCGTGGGCCATGTCGCAACCGACCTCAAGACGCCCTTCCAGCAGTTAACCGGCCTACAGGAGGATGCGGCAAAGCGGCTCTACAATGGGTTCCTAGAATGTCTCAGCATGCTGGCAGACTACGGGGTCGAAGTCGAGCTACGTATACCTGTGCCTAGGGAGATACCAGGCTACGTGGAGCTGCTCGGGGAGAGCCTCAGAAAAGCAGCAGAAGCACTTCAGGGCACAAAGTGGTACGTCGTTGTGAACCCACTCCGGGGTCAACCCTTAGTAACCCCTAGAGACAATGACTGGTGTACCAAGTACTGCAACCCCGAGCAAAGACTCGTTGGCGAGGTTGTAGAAGTAGCACGAAAGTTCGCCGGAAAGGTGTATGTCAACCGTACGCTCCTCTCTGCCTAG
- a CDS encoding zinc ribbon domain-containing protein — translation MSRWLEVFEGRWKCPKCGSMEIIVNEHAFTGTGLSRLLDWQSYEYVAVTCKKCGYTEFYNKAILGDERNAVKILDLIFGS, via the coding sequence TTGTCTCGCTGGCTTGAGGTTTTCGAGGGTCGGTGGAAATGCCCAAAATGTGGCTCCATGGAGATAATCGTTAATGAGCATGCATTTACGGGTACAGGCCTCAGTAGACTTCTTGACTGGCAGAGCTACGAGTATGTAGCTGTCACCTGCAAGAAATGTGGCTATACAGAGTTCTACAACAAGGCTATACTGGGTGACGAGAGGAATGCTGTTAAGATTCTAGATTTAATCTTCGGCTCTTAG
- a CDS encoding CBS domain-containing protein yields the protein MKVWEVARKPRVIVGPDTPATVVRALLRDNEEPIAVVVDNEKNMKFQGYVTWREVIQITSHYSNLRAKDVALDWPVAYKEDDLEEVVKRMEEEKVYAVPVLDSKDNPVVVGVVSIADIVRALMAAGYEPIAETVAEVMTTEKLEEYITTQEERVNRVWSDLVYHGKLGKVVVRSKEEPIPVGIISLREFVETGRWFFHRESERGLKTVARVRTIMLRGAPVATPETPIQYAAKIMAENDFPILPVIDEETGKLVGVLTIYDVVRAYLEGAKPGRAKPVKKAALPIEVKPEERVTYATAETVLQQVLVAKPQVEALIGLSAADIARPELPAVTVNDTVEHARRMMLRYRTNYLLVVDEKGEIVGVVSKWSMLRAIGLKGPIWKRRVHDRYFIDYVMDTEIPRVKADDSIEQVALKMTEAKAEVAIVVDDEGRPVGFITKDDLVDAYAKLQAGRAKVENVMTPGRIGIVHPHHSLYHAVKKMQTFYLDALTVYDGSKIIGVVSANRLPFVAYEDAVTGIKSRRLVWVRKLVRGAAKKGRYVKVTPLLVMDATVPLRDVYVKTSDDVVKAIELMREYNVDGIPVVDEEGRVAGVVTKTDIVRELARTARLRIERGETVKIEKKEKPEAKPKAQ from the coding sequence ATGAAGGTATGGGAGGTTGCTAGGAAACCGCGCGTAATAGTAGGCCCTGATACGCCAGCGACTGTTGTCCGCGCCTTGCTGCGCGACAACGAGGAGCCGATAGCAGTTGTGGTAGACAATGAGAAGAACATGAAGTTCCAGGGCTACGTCACGTGGAGGGAGGTTATACAGATAACTAGTCACTATTCAAACCTTCGTGCCAAGGATGTTGCTCTAGACTGGCCAGTAGCCTACAAGGAGGACGACCTAGAGGAAGTTGTCAAGAGGATGGAGGAGGAAAAGGTCTACGCAGTACCGGTCCTCGACTCCAAGGATAACCCTGTCGTTGTTGGCGTAGTGAGTATAGCGGATATAGTAAGGGCTCTAATGGCTGCTGGGTACGAGCCTATAGCGGAGACAGTGGCAGAGGTTATGACTACTGAGAAGCTCGAGGAGTACATAACTACACAGGAGGAGAGAGTCAACAGGGTATGGAGTGACCTGGTGTATCATGGTAAGCTCGGCAAGGTTGTCGTGAGGAGCAAGGAGGAGCCGATACCCGTCGGCATTATATCTCTACGCGAGTTCGTGGAGACCGGTCGTTGGTTCTTCCACCGTGAGAGCGAGCGCGGCCTCAAGACAGTGGCAAGGGTACGCACCATAATGCTCCGTGGTGCTCCAGTGGCTACACCGGAGACTCCAATACAGTATGCTGCCAAGATTATGGCTGAGAACGACTTCCCAATACTACCCGTCATTGACGAGGAGACCGGCAAGCTTGTCGGCGTGCTGACGATATACGATGTAGTGAGGGCCTACCTAGAGGGCGCTAAGCCGGGCCGCGCTAAGCCTGTCAAGAAAGCGGCGCTACCGATAGAGGTGAAGCCAGAGGAGCGCGTCACCTACGCTACAGCGGAGACTGTCCTCCAGCAAGTGCTAGTGGCTAAGCCCCAGGTGGAGGCCCTCATAGGACTAAGCGCGGCTGACATAGCCAGGCCCGAGCTCCCAGCAGTCACAGTGAACGATACTGTTGAACACGCTCGCCGCATGATGCTACGCTACCGCACTAACTACCTCCTAGTAGTCGACGAGAAGGGCGAGATAGTAGGCGTAGTGAGCAAGTGGAGCATGCTCCGCGCTATAGGCCTCAAGGGCCCGATCTGGAAGAGGAGGGTACACGACCGCTACTTCATAGACTACGTGATGGACACAGAGATACCCAGGGTCAAGGCTGACGACAGCATCGAGCAGGTAGCGCTCAAGATGACCGAGGCTAAGGCCGAGGTAGCGATAGTAGTAGACGATGAGGGCCGCCCGGTAGGCTTCATAACGAAGGACGACCTCGTAGACGCCTACGCCAAACTACAGGCAGGCCGCGCCAAAGTAGAAAACGTGATGACACCCGGCAGGATAGGCATCGTACACCCGCACCACAGCCTCTACCACGCCGTTAAGAAGATGCAAACATTCTACCTAGACGCCCTAACAGTCTACGACGGCTCCAAGATAATAGGAGTAGTGTCTGCTAACAGGCTGCCCTTCGTAGCCTACGAGGATGCTGTCACGGGTATCAAGAGCCGCCGCCTAGTATGGGTGAGGAAGCTCGTACGCGGCGCCGCCAAGAAGGGCCGCTACGTGAAGGTCACACCACTACTAGTGATGGACGCTACTGTGCCGCTCCGCGATGTATACGTGAAGACCAGCGACGACGTAGTCAAGGCCATAGAGCTGATGCGGGAGTACAACGTGGACGGTATACCAGTAGTTGACGAGGAGGGCCGCGTAGCAGGCGTGGTCACGAAGACTGACATAGTGAGAGAGCTAGCAAGGACGGCGAGGCTACGCATAGAGCGCGGCGAGACCGTGAAGATAGAGAAGAAGGAGAAGCCCGAAGCAAAGCCCAAAGCACAGTAA
- a CDS encoding NTP transferase domain-containing protein translates to MTVTMAARYAVLLAAGLGTRLGGPKPLVRLHGRPLAWYPLSVLHLVGASEVCIVTRSELEGELRQLAESVYGSGAVHVVINSEPWRENGYSLLLASRLCPCPVGEPVYVSMSDHVYSPLVPARLAVPRWAVYSIAGDREPAYVDADEATKILAVGGVGYAVGKGLRFWSHIDMGVHAVRLDAIREASELVMAWSQGVLGLNMLTDTLARLGGLYVSEASSLPWTEVDTPRDLEEAEKGRRRRVVEHVLSWIRS, encoded by the coding sequence GTGACAGTAACTATGGCGGCCCGGTATGCTGTGTTGCTGGCTGCGGGTCTCGGGACACGGCTAGGCGGCCCTAAGCCGCTAGTTCGGCTGCATGGACGGCCGCTTGCCTGGTATCCTCTAAGTGTCCTCCACCTTGTGGGTGCTTCTGAAGTATGTATAGTGACGCGCAGCGAGTTGGAAGGTGAGCTCCGTCAGCTAGCTGAGAGTGTTTATGGCTCCGGGGCTGTGCATGTTGTGATCAATAGTGAGCCGTGGAGGGAGAACGGCTACAGCCTCTTGCTAGCATCGCGGCTCTGCCCGTGCCCAGTGGGCGAGCCCGTGTACGTGTCAATGAGTGACCACGTTTACTCGCCGCTAGTCCCGGCTCGGCTCGCGGTGCCACGGTGGGCTGTATACAGTATAGCTGGTGACCGTGAGCCGGCATATGTTGACGCGGATGAGGCTACGAAGATACTCGCGGTGGGTGGAGTAGGCTACGCGGTGGGTAAGGGGCTCCGCTTCTGGAGCCACATAGACATGGGAGTTCATGCTGTCCGCCTCGACGCTATAAGGGAGGCCTCAGAGCTAGTGATGGCTTGGAGCCAGGGTGTGCTAGGCCTCAACATGTTGACGGACACCCTCGCCCGCTTAGGCGGTCTATATGTCTCCGAGGCCTCTAGCCTCCCCTGGACCGAGGTGGACACACCCAGGGACCTTGAGGAGGCGGAGAAGGGCAGGAGGAGGAGGGTGGTCGAGCATGTCCTCTCGTGGATCCGCAGTTAG
- a CDS encoding CDP-alcohol phosphatidyltransferase family protein, whose amino-acid sequence MSSRGSAVRLTKSTDGIVSRLINRRISTRITRVLAGLRRPPSPDAVTVVASALVAGGGLAFASGYPALGGLLAQLGSIIDGVDGELARALGRQSRAGALLDTVLDRLADIALLFGMSLAAVAAGYSPLLVVAVSLLAATGDLMVSYIHAVGEKLAQRHPVLVGRIPGVASRDVRLFIAFLAGLAGRPLEGLAAIALLGHSYTVAKTVELLSFLEKENQHTS is encoded by the coding sequence ATGTCCTCTCGTGGATCCGCAGTTAGGCTGACTAAGAGTACTGACGGGATAGTATCTAGGCTGATCAATCGCCGCATATCCACACGGATAACCCGTGTGCTCGCGGGGCTACGGAGGCCTCCCAGCCCCGACGCAGTGACCGTGGTAGCCTCGGCTCTGGTTGCTGGCGGCGGCCTAGCATTCGCTTCGGGCTATCCGGCTCTTGGGGGTCTGCTGGCGCAGCTAGGCTCAATAATAGACGGTGTCGACGGTGAGCTCGCGCGGGCGCTCGGTAGGCAGAGCCGAGCCGGCGCGCTCCTGGATACGGTGCTTGACCGGCTGGCAGACATAGCGCTGCTCTTCGGTATGTCGCTCGCAGCGGTGGCCGCAGGTTACAGCCCACTGCTCGTTGTAGCTGTGTCCCTGTTAGCGGCTACTGGAGACCTCATGGTTTCCTATATACACGCTGTGGGTGAGAAGCTGGCCCAGCGCCACCCCGTATTAGTGGGCCGTATACCCGGGGTCGCGAGCCGCGACGTGAGGCTATTCATAGCGTTCCTCGCGGGCCTCGCTGGCCGGCCCCTCGAAGGCCTAGCGGCTATAGCCTTGCTCGGGCACAGCTATACAGTAGCTAAGACTGTGGAGCTGCTAAGCTTCCTCGAGAAAGAGAATCAGCATACGAGTTGA
- a CDS encoding DUF445 domain-containing protein translates to MAESMMVIAVSTIVGALVGYVTNVVAVRLLFHPYRPVKIPVLGLKVQGLLPAKRDELAKRLGELAEEYMKTPKLQQELQRNMEKVIREALEQSLHRLLARNPLVYAAAAQYIPRIADGVSRQVASPLLESILPAATSRLDVAGIVAERIRDLDPREIEMLFRRIAGRELRFIEIAGLALGAMIGLIEGLVLTAIS, encoded by the coding sequence ATGGCCGAGTCCATGATGGTGATAGCAGTATCCACCATTGTGGGTGCACTGGTCGGCTATGTGACTAACGTGGTCGCGGTCCGCCTCCTCTTCCACCCCTACCGCCCGGTGAAGATACCCGTCCTCGGATTGAAGGTGCAAGGGCTCCTCCCGGCTAAGAGAGACGAGCTCGCGAAAAGACTGGGAGAGCTAGCCGAGGAGTACATGAAGACGCCGAAGCTACAACAAGAGCTACAGCGCAACATGGAGAAGGTTATACGAGAAGCACTCGAGCAGAGTCTTCACCGGCTCCTGGCCCGTAACCCGCTGGTGTACGCGGCTGCTGCCCAGTACATACCCCGTATAGCAGATGGCGTCTCTAGGCAAGTCGCAAGCCCGCTGCTCGAGAGTATCCTCCCAGCAGCGACTAGTAGACTCGACGTAGCCGGCATAGTGGCCGAAAGGATTCGCGACCTCGACCCCCGCGAGATAGAGATGCTCTTCCGGCGGATTGCAGGCCGGGAGCTACGGTTCATAGAGATAGCCGGTCTAGCTCTCGGAGCCATGATAGGCCTGATCGAGGGGCTCGTACTCACGGCCATCTCCTAG